In Synechococcus sp. CB0101, a genomic segment contains:
- a CDS encoding YraN family protein, whose translation MAISATQRRGNWAEQRAQRLLKAAGWQLLEQQWRCRWGELDLLLHKPQRLLLVEVKSRARSGRDGWGLASFTARKRARLSCAYRCWLAAHPRYQHCSLELVLALVPQPPAKEPVRWIRCWLGP comes from the coding sequence ATGGCCATCAGCGCAACCCAGCGGCGCGGCAATTGGGCGGAGCAGCGGGCCCAGCGCCTGCTGAAGGCCGCCGGTTGGCAGCTGCTCGAACAGCAGTGGCGCTGCCGCTGGGGGGAGCTGGATCTGCTGCTGCATAAGCCGCAGCGCCTGTTGCTGGTGGAGGTGAAAAGTCGCGCTCGATCCGGACGGGATGGCTGGGGCCTGGCCAGCTTCACGGCGCGCAAGCGGGCTCGCCTGAGCTGTGCCTATCGCTGTTGGCTGGCGGCCCATCCCCGCTATCAACACTGCAGCCTGGAGCTGGTGCTCGCCCTGGTGCCGCAACCGCCGGCTAAGGAGCCGGTGCGCTGGATTCGCTGCTGGCTGGGGCCGTAG
- the secF gene encoding protein translocase subunit SecF, with amino-acid sequence MTASTPAPQMGASAMAEPRFRITRIRRQGWLVSGLAVLLSLVGMALCWSNPRIGAPLRPGLDFTGGTQLQIERSCTASDCASLTADAVQQRLLAISLPAVAGAEPPRLSSARVQVLDGGRSLELRLPDLEPEQTQTLLDGLTPLIGAVNPAQLSVNTIGPSLGGQLLRSSAVSLLVSFALIAAYISFRYDGIYAGLALLCLAHDVLITCGVFAWLGLLRGVEVDSLFAVALITVAGYSVNDTVVVFDRIREQRREVRDLGLSDQVDLAVDATLTRSLYTSFTTLLPLIALLLFGGGSLFWFAVALTVGIGVGSWSSIGIAPTLLPLLARR; translated from the coding sequence ATGACCGCCAGTACCCCCGCTCCCCAGATGGGCGCCTCCGCCATGGCTGAGCCACGCTTTCGGATCACGCGCATCCGCCGCCAGGGTTGGCTCGTTTCTGGGCTGGCTGTTCTGCTCAGTCTCGTGGGCATGGCCCTGTGCTGGAGCAACCCGCGCATCGGTGCCCCCCTGCGCCCTGGGCTTGATTTCACCGGTGGTACCCAGCTGCAGATTGAGCGCAGCTGCACCGCCTCTGATTGCGCCAGCCTCACGGCGGATGCCGTGCAGCAACGCTTGCTGGCCATCTCCTTACCGGCTGTGGCTGGTGCTGAACCGCCTCGGTTGAGCAGTGCCAGGGTGCAGGTGCTGGATGGTGGCCGCTCGCTGGAGTTGCGCCTCCCGGATCTGGAGCCGGAGCAAACCCAGACATTGCTCGATGGCCTCACCCCGCTGATTGGTGCGGTGAACCCGGCCCAGTTGTCGGTGAACACCATTGGTCCATCCCTCGGTGGTCAGCTGCTGCGCAGCAGCGCTGTGTCGCTGCTGGTGAGCTTTGCCTTGATCGCCGCCTACATCAGCTTCCGCTACGACGGCATTTATGCCGGTTTGGCGCTGCTTTGCCTCGCCCACGATGTGTTGATCACCTGTGGCGTGTTCGCCTGGTTGGGTTTGCTCCGCGGCGTGGAAGTGGATTCGCTGTTTGCCGTGGCCTTGATCACGGTGGCGGGCTACTCGGTGAACGACACCGTGGTGGTCTTCGACCGAATCCGTGAGCAACGCCGCGAGGTTCGCGATCTCGGGCTCTCTGATCAGGTGGATCTGGCTGTGGACGCCACCCTCACGCGCTCGCTCTACACCTCGTTCACCACCCTGCTGCCCTTGATTGCCCTATTGCTGTTCGGTGGCGGCAGCCTGTTCTGGTTTGCTGTGGCGCTCACCGTGGGCATTGGGGTGGGGAGCTGGTCGAGCATCGGCATCGCGCCAACCCTGCTGCCCTTACTGGCACGTCGATGA
- a CDS encoding Y-family DNA polymerase encodes MADVLALIDANNFYASCEQAFDPALIGRPVVVLSNNDGCVVSRSSEARQLGIGMGKPYFQIAAQLAQHGVVVRSSNYALYGDMSQRLMSSLEPFVAELEVYSIDEAFARLPRPRHGDLSAWAAELRSRIRHNLGLPIAIGLASSKVLAKLANRIAKGDRRHAGVFDLGREANPDPWLELTPVEEIWGVGRQLGRWCRLRGIANARQLRDMASGELRAKAGVVGLRLQLELQGVSCLPLEQAPSAKRETCVSRSFSRAILSEQELRQAVATYVVRAAEKLRRQQQCSGRLTVFARTSPFSPGFYSQAASTALAVASSDTAVLLQAALPLVAVIYRPHKRFAKAGVLLQELQSQEQLQHHLLAPLPEQEQQRRAALMQSIDGLNRRYGRGTVQWAACGIAPGWMMRREQLSRAATTRLSDLPTAWAR; translated from the coding sequence ATGGCTGATGTGCTGGCGCTGATCGACGCCAACAACTTCTACGCCTCCTGTGAGCAGGCCTTTGATCCAGCCCTGATCGGCCGGCCGGTGGTGGTGCTCTCCAACAACGACGGTTGCGTGGTGTCGCGCAGCAGCGAAGCGCGGCAGCTGGGCATCGGCATGGGCAAGCCCTATTTCCAGATTGCGGCGCAACTGGCCCAACACGGCGTGGTGGTGCGCAGCTCCAACTACGCGCTCTACGGCGACATGAGCCAGCGGCTGATGAGCAGCCTCGAACCGTTTGTGGCGGAGCTGGAGGTGTATTCGATCGATGAAGCCTTCGCGCGGCTGCCGCGCCCGCGGCACGGTGATCTCAGCGCCTGGGCCGCGGAGCTGCGCAGCCGCATCCGCCACAACCTGGGCCTGCCGATCGCCATCGGCCTGGCCTCCAGCAAGGTGCTGGCCAAACTCGCCAACCGCATCGCCAAGGGAGATCGCCGCCATGCGGGCGTGTTCGATCTCGGCCGCGAAGCCAACCCCGATCCCTGGCTGGAGCTCACCCCCGTGGAGGAGATCTGGGGTGTGGGCCGCCAGTTGGGCCGCTGGTGCCGGCTGCGGGGCATCGCCAATGCCCGGCAACTGCGCGACATGGCCAGTGGCGAACTGCGGGCCAAGGCGGGGGTGGTGGGTCTGCGGCTGCAGCTGGAGCTGCAGGGGGTGAGCTGCCTGCCCCTGGAGCAAGCGCCCAGCGCCAAGCGGGAAACCTGCGTGAGCCGCAGCTTCAGCCGGGCGATCCTGAGCGAACAGGAACTGCGCCAGGCGGTGGCCACCTACGTGGTGCGGGCGGCCGAGAAACTACGCCGCCAGCAGCAGTGCAGTGGCCGGCTCACGGTGTTTGCCCGCACCAGCCCCTTCAGCCCGGGCTTCTACAGCCAGGCCGCCAGCACCGCCCTGGCGGTGGCCAGCAGCGACACGGCCGTGCTGCTGCAGGCCGCCCTGCCGCTGGTGGCGGTGATCTACCGGCCCCACAAACGCTTTGCCAAGGCCGGGGTGCTGCTGCAGGAGCTGCAGAGCCAGGAGCAACTGCAACACCATTTGCTGGCACCGCTACCGGAGCAGGAACAGCAGCGACGGGCGGCCTTGATGCAGAGCATCGATGGGCTCAATCGCCGTTATGGCCGGGGCACAGTGCAATGGGCCGCCTGCGGCATCGCACCCGGCTGGATGATGCGGCGCGAGCAGCTCTCGCGCGCCGCCACCACCCGGCTCAGTGATCTCCCCACCGCCTGGGCCCGCTAA
- a CDS encoding pyruvate dehydrogenase complex E1 component subunit beta, with protein MAETLLFNALREAIDEEMARDPHVCVMGEDVGQYGGSYKVTKDLYDKYGELRVLDTPIAENAFTGMAVGAAMTGLRPIVEGMNMGFLLLAFNQISNNMGMLRYTSGGNFTIPAVVRGPGGVGRQLGAEHSQRLEAYFHAVPGIKIVAVSTPTNAKGLMKAAIRDNNPVLFFEHVLLYNLSEEIPSGDYTCALDQADLVKEGSDVTILTYSRMRHHCLKAVEQLEKDGVSVELIDLISLKPFDMETISRSIRKTHKVLIVEECMKTGGIGAELMALITEQCFDDLDCRPVRLSSQDIPTPYNGTLENLTIIQPHQIVEAAKALKSGQV; from the coding sequence GTGGCTGAGACCCTGCTGTTCAACGCCCTGCGCGAAGCCATCGACGAAGAGATGGCTCGCGATCCCCACGTGTGCGTGATGGGGGAAGACGTGGGCCAGTACGGCGGCTCCTACAAGGTCACCAAAGACCTCTACGACAAATACGGCGAACTGCGGGTGTTGGACACCCCGATCGCCGAAAACGCCTTCACCGGCATGGCCGTGGGCGCCGCGATGACGGGCCTGCGCCCGATCGTGGAGGGCATGAACATGGGCTTCCTGCTGCTCGCGTTCAACCAGATCTCCAACAACATGGGGATGCTTCGCTACACCAGCGGCGGTAATTTCACGATCCCCGCCGTGGTGCGCGGCCCCGGCGGCGTGGGCCGTCAGCTGGGTGCTGAGCACAGCCAGCGCCTCGAGGCCTACTTCCACGCGGTGCCCGGCATCAAGATCGTGGCGGTGAGCACCCCCACCAACGCGAAGGGCCTGATGAAGGCCGCCATCCGCGACAACAACCCCGTGCTCTTCTTCGAGCACGTTCTCCTCTACAATCTCTCCGAGGAGATCCCCTCCGGCGACTACACCTGCGCCCTGGATCAGGCGGATCTGGTGAAGGAAGGCTCCGACGTGACGATCCTCACTTATTCGCGCATGCGCCACCACTGCCTCAAGGCGGTGGAGCAACTGGAGAAAGACGGCGTGAGCGTGGAGCTGATCGACCTGATCAGCCTCAAGCCCTTCGACATGGAGACCATCTCCCGCTCGATCCGCAAGACCCACAAGGTGCTGATCGTTGAGGAGTGCATGAAGACCGGTGGCATCGGCGCCGAGCTGATGGCGTTGATCACCGAGCAGTGCTTCGATGATCTCGACTGCCGTCCGGTGCGCTTGTCCTCCCAGGACATTCCCACCCCCTACAACGGCACCCTCGAGAACCTCACGATCATTCAGCCCCACCAGATCGTGGAAGCGGCCAAGGCGCTCAAGAGCGGCCAGGTCTGA
- the rsmA gene encoding 16S rRNA (adenine(1518)-N(6)/adenine(1519)-N(6))-dimethyltransferase RsmA, which produces MTFAAHRTRKRFGQHWLKDERVLDQILAAAELSAADTVLEVGPGRGALTERLLASPAAAVRAVELDRDLVEGLQERFSGDPRFDLTPGDVLAVPLPEAGIVVANIPYNITGPLLERLVGRLDRPVAQPYRRLVLLMQQEVGERIRARPGSSAYSALSVRMQLLARCSTVCLVPPRCFQPPPKVMSEVVAIDPLPPDQQLDPALARTVETLLRRCFAARRKMLRNTLAGLQPPDQLQALTAEAGIGLEQRPQEVAPAAWVALAAGLNRLTA; this is translated from the coding sequence ATGACCTTCGCGGCCCACCGCACCCGCAAACGGTTTGGTCAGCACTGGCTCAAAGATGAGCGGGTGTTGGATCAGATCCTCGCGGCGGCCGAACTCAGCGCCGCCGACACGGTGTTGGAGGTGGGGCCTGGCCGCGGGGCCCTCACTGAACGGTTGCTGGCTTCTCCGGCAGCGGCGGTGCGGGCCGTGGAGCTCGATCGCGATCTGGTGGAGGGGTTGCAGGAGCGCTTTAGCGGCGATCCCCGCTTTGACCTCACCCCGGGAGATGTGTTGGCGGTGCCGCTGCCTGAGGCTGGGATTGTGGTGGCCAACATCCCGTACAACATCACAGGCCCCTTGCTGGAGCGGCTGGTGGGGCGGCTCGATCGCCCCGTGGCGCAGCCCTACCGCCGCTTGGTGCTGTTGATGCAGCAGGAGGTGGGGGAGCGGATCCGGGCGCGGCCGGGCAGCAGCGCCTATTCCGCCCTGAGCGTGCGCATGCAGCTGCTGGCCCGTTGCAGCACGGTGTGCCTGGTGCCGCCGCGCTGTTTTCAGCCCCCACCGAAGGTGATGAGCGAGGTGGTGGCGATCGATCCCTTGCCGCCCGATCAGCAGTTGGATCCGGCCCTGGCTCGCACGGTGGAAACCCTGCTGCGCCGCTGTTTCGCCGCCCGCCGCAAGATGCTGCGCAACACCCTGGCCGGCTTGCAGCCGCCTGATCAGCTGCAAGCGTTGACGGCAGAGGCGGGTATTGGCCTGGAGCAGCGGCCCCAGGAGGTGGCACCAGCGGCTTGGGTGGCGCTGGCGGCGGGTTTGAATCGGCTCACTGCCTGA
- a CDS encoding DUF3082 domain-containing protein, protein MSEQPATDQLSAEPSAASGSPKRQRKGPISFLSGSLTSFGFGWLALQLAQRIVGYYAEHPPHYDVRFAQSIAVFMKTLIVGMSFLATFTFAFVGLGLFFTFLRSLMPGWSEAEQTP, encoded by the coding sequence GTGAGCGAACAGCCAGCCACCGACCAGCTCTCCGCTGAGCCTTCGGCTGCATCGGGCAGCCCGAAGCGGCAGCGCAAGGGCCCCATCAGCTTTCTGAGCGGCTCGCTCACCAGCTTTGGTTTTGGCTGGCTGGCGCTGCAGCTGGCCCAGCGGATCGTGGGCTACTACGCCGAGCATCCCCCCCACTACGACGTGCGCTTTGCCCAGAGCATCGCCGTGTTCATGAAGACGCTGATCGTGGGGATGAGCTTTCTGGCCACCTTCACCTTCGCCTTCGTGGGGCTGGGCCTGTTTTTCACATTCCTGCGCAGCTTGATGCCGGGTTGGAGCGAAGCGGAACAAACTCCCTAG
- a CDS encoding pentapeptide repeat-containing protein: protein MGRLLRPLFSLLLLPLALLLAAPTAQAAMDVAKQVLIGHDFAGMDLRGATFNLTNLREADFHGSDLRGASLFGAKLQDANLSGTDLTDATLDSAVLDGTDLRNAVLENAFAFNTRFNNVLIEGADFTNVPFRGDVLKTLCASASGTNPVTGRNTRDTLECS from the coding sequence ATGGGCCGCCTGCTGCGACCGCTGTTTTCGCTCCTGCTGCTGCCTCTGGCACTGCTGCTGGCGGCCCCAACCGCCCAGGCGGCCATGGATGTGGCCAAGCAAGTGCTGATCGGCCACGACTTCGCCGGCATGGATCTGCGCGGCGCCACCTTCAACCTCACCAACCTGCGGGAAGCGGATTTCCACGGCTCCGACCTGCGCGGCGCCAGCCTGTTTGGGGCCAAGCTCCAGGACGCCAACCTCTCCGGCACCGACCTCACCGACGCCACCCTCGACTCGGCCGTGCTGGACGGCACCGATCTGCGCAACGCGGTGCTCGAGAACGCCTTCGCCTTCAACACGCGCTTCAACAATGTGTTGATCGAAGGCGCCGATTTCACCAACGTGCCCTTCCGCGGTGACGTGCTCAAAACCCTGTGCGCCAGCGCCAGCGGCACCAACCCCGTCACGGGCCGCAACACCCGCGACACCCTCGAGTGCAGCTGA
- the ispE gene encoding 4-(cytidine 5'-diphospho)-2-C-methyl-D-erythritol kinase — MAELLVSAPAKINLHLEVLGLRPDGFHELAMVMQMLDLADQLRLRPTADGQISLTCNRADLPTDGSNLIVKAAELLKARLGLPELGASIELEKRIPIGAGLAGGSSNGAAALVGLNALWGCGFSRQQLLEMAAQLGSDMPFCIEGGTQLCFGRGEVLGPAALAGAPALGVLLIKHPKASVSTPWAYGRCREQREDFYLSSEAEFEQRRQALREGPLLAALAGERPLPPLRNDLQGVVEPEVASVREGLSLLRQATDALAVAMSGSGPSLFALFADHAAAQAAHQQLEPQLQQGGFEAWVCRCTSSGATLG; from the coding sequence ATGGCTGAGCTGCTGGTCAGCGCCCCCGCCAAGATCAACTTGCATCTGGAGGTGCTGGGGCTGCGGCCCGATGGCTTCCACGAGCTGGCGATGGTGATGCAGATGCTCGATCTCGCCGATCAGCTGCGCTTGCGCCCGACGGCCGATGGCCAGATCAGCCTGACCTGTAACCGCGCAGACCTGCCCACCGATGGCAGCAACCTGATCGTGAAGGCCGCCGAATTGCTCAAAGCGCGGCTGGGTTTGCCGGAGCTGGGGGCCTCCATCGAGCTGGAGAAGCGCATCCCCATCGGTGCGGGCCTGGCTGGTGGCTCGAGCAACGGTGCAGCCGCCCTGGTGGGCCTCAATGCGCTGTGGGGCTGTGGCTTCAGCCGCCAGCAGCTGCTGGAGATGGCCGCCCAGCTGGGTTCCGACATGCCGTTCTGCATCGAAGGCGGCACCCAGCTGTGTTTCGGTCGTGGTGAAGTGCTGGGGCCCGCTGCCCTGGCGGGCGCTCCTGCTTTGGGTGTGCTGCTGATCAAGCATCCCAAGGCGAGTGTGTCGACCCCCTGGGCCTATGGGCGCTGCCGTGAGCAGCGCGAAGATTTTTACCTCAGCAGTGAGGCGGAATTCGAGCAGCGGCGCCAGGCCCTGCGAGAAGGGCCGCTGTTGGCCGCCTTGGCGGGTGAGCGGCCGCTGCCGCCCCTGCGCAATGACTTGCAGGGCGTGGTGGAGCCCGAAGTCGCCAGCGTGCGCGAGGGCCTGAGCCTGCTGCGTCAGGCCACCGATGCCCTGGCGGTGGCGATGAGCGGATCAGGTCCCAGTTTGTTTGCCCTCTTTGCCGATCACGCCGCCGCGCAGGCGGCCCACCAGCAGCTGGAACCCCAGTTGCAGCAGGGTGGCTTTGAGGCCTGGGTCTGCCGCTGCACCAGCTCCGGTGCCACGCTGGGCTGA
- a CDS encoding choloylglycine hydrolase family protein, giving the protein MAGRVGQASGQFVISVPQMIQAMAWRRRALGVLAALGLLGGQAVPAQACTSFVLKGSDGGRVYGRTMEFGQPLGSQAVLIQRGTPLRGNGPDGGIGNGLAWTSRYAVVGLNALGLKDVIPDGMNEKGLAGGLLYFAGYAQFQSVPPGQTKRSINSAQLLTYVLTNFATIEEVKRGLPKVLVNGAAIKVFGGPLPIHMTLHDRTGKSLSVEYIKGELTMMDNPTGTYTNDPPFPYHLAAAGNYANLSAMPPAELSVNGLKLPPASTGGGLHGLPGDFLSTSRFIRALMLSHYAPTNLTTQQQVGTAFRLLGQFDLPPGSILLPPGGAFGGAGSNTTYEITEWTVAADQKNLVYYIQTYDNPGLRSLNFDQLPLDGAAIKVMPLDQPAQVTVLKP; this is encoded by the coding sequence GTGGCTGGCCGGGTCGGTCAGGCTTCGGGGCAGTTTGTGATTTCGGTACCGCAGATGATCCAAGCAATGGCATGGCGCCGCCGCGCCCTCGGTGTACTGGCGGCCCTGGGGCTCCTGGGGGGTCAAGCGGTGCCGGCTCAGGCCTGCACCAGCTTTGTGCTCAAGGGCTCGGATGGGGGCCGTGTGTATGGCCGCACCATGGAATTCGGCCAGCCGCTTGGCAGTCAGGCTGTGTTGATTCAGCGCGGGACGCCCCTGCGCGGCAATGGCCCCGATGGCGGGATCGGGAATGGCCTGGCCTGGACCAGTCGCTATGCCGTGGTTGGCCTCAATGCCCTCGGCCTGAAGGATGTGATTCCGGATGGCATGAATGAGAAAGGCTTGGCTGGCGGTCTGCTCTACTTCGCTGGCTATGCCCAATTTCAGAGCGTTCCCCCTGGTCAGACCAAGCGCTCGATCAATAGCGCTCAGTTGCTCACCTATGTGCTAACCAACTTCGCCACGATTGAAGAGGTGAAGCGTGGCTTGCCCAAGGTGCTGGTGAATGGTGCTGCGATCAAGGTGTTCGGTGGGCCGTTGCCGATCCACATGACCTTGCATGATCGAACGGGGAAGAGTTTGTCGGTGGAATACATCAAGGGTGAGCTCACCATGATGGATAACCCCACCGGCACGTACACCAACGATCCGCCATTCCCGTATCACCTCGCCGCAGCTGGCAATTACGCCAATCTCAGCGCGATGCCACCGGCGGAGCTGAGCGTGAATGGCCTGAAGCTTCCGCCGGCCAGCACCGGCGGTGGGCTGCACGGATTGCCGGGTGATTTCCTCTCTACATCGCGCTTTATCCGCGCACTGATGTTGAGCCACTACGCCCCGACCAACCTCACCACGCAGCAGCAGGTGGGCACGGCCTTCCGCCTTCTCGGTCAATTTGATCTGCCACCTGGGAGCATTCTGTTGCCGCCGGGTGGTGCGTTTGGGGGTGCAGGCTCTAACACCACCTATGAAATCACCGAGTGGACGGTGGCCGCTGATCAAAAGAATCTCGTGTATTACATCCAGACCTACGACAATCCAGGTCTGCGCAGTCTCAACTTCGATCAGCTGCCCCTCGATGGTGCTGCGATCAAAGTGATGCCGTTGGATCAGCCTGCGCAGGTCACTGTTCTCAAGCCCTAG
- a CDS encoding LexA family transcriptional regulator, which translates to MSLLLIGSLRSQRPSLRLPLAASTVAAGFPSPADDYIDAGIDLNEALIRHPSSTFFLRVSGDSMIDAGIQHGDLLVVDRSLEPRPGLIVVAVLDGAFTLKRLVRYHGRLRLEAANSAYPPLELHQCGDVQIWGVAIHVIHALTRHG; encoded by the coding sequence GTGTCACTCCTCCTGATCGGCAGCCTGCGCAGCCAGCGGCCCAGCCTGCGGCTGCCCCTGGCCGCCAGCACCGTGGCAGCGGGCTTTCCCAGTCCTGCCGATGACTACATCGATGCGGGCATCGACCTCAACGAGGCCCTGATCCGCCATCCGAGCAGCACCTTTTTCCTGCGGGTGAGCGGCGATTCGATGATCGACGCCGGCATTCAGCACGGTGATCTGCTGGTGGTGGACCGCAGCCTCGAGCCCCGGCCCGGCCTGATCGTGGTGGCGGTGCTCGATGGCGCCTTCACCCTCAAACGCCTGGTGCGCTACCACGGCCGGCTGCGGCTGGAGGCAGCCAACAGCGCCTATCCGCCCCTGGAGCTCCATCAATGCGGCGACGTGCAGATCTGGGGCGTGGCGATCCACGTGATCCACGCCCTCACGCGCCATGGCTGA
- the secD gene encoding protein translocase subunit SecD: MARQQGWFALILALAIAAGAVLVNSPLQLGLDLRGGSQLTLQVLPAGAIKQVKGEQLEAVKDVLDRRINGLGVAESTLQSVGDDQLVLQLPNEQDPSRVAKVLGKPALLEFRAQKAGTEEEMTGLLKLKRQAEAVLNQSRAQQTVGDQQPEFKTEELAKALDQLGVKVPPGSSEIQQLEQLLDEVKQRIVPLYEPAELTGKDLTSAGRQQQQTGSGWDVTLAFNTDGGRKFAELTQGIAGTGRLLGIVLDGRSISEASVGPEFKPAGITGGAASITGNFSAEEARDLEVQLRGGSLPLPVKVIEQRTIGATLGAENVQRSLSAGLFGLALVAVFMVVMYRLPGFVAVVALALYALFNLALYALIPVTLTLPGIAGFILSIGIAVDANVLIFERVKEELRRGNTLIRSIDAGFSLAFSSILDGHVTGLISCAALFALGTGLVKGFALTLGIGLVLSLFTALSCTRTLLRLLMGYSGLRRPTFFLPSAQLPGSAS; the protein is encoded by the coding sequence ATGGCGCGTCAACAGGGGTGGTTTGCCCTGATCCTGGCTCTGGCGATTGCGGCTGGAGCCGTTCTTGTTAATAGTCCACTTCAGCTAGGCCTGGATCTCAGGGGCGGTAGCCAGCTAACCCTGCAGGTGTTACCAGCCGGTGCGATCAAGCAGGTGAAGGGCGAACAGCTCGAGGCGGTGAAAGACGTGCTCGACCGCCGCATCAACGGCCTCGGCGTGGCGGAATCCACCCTGCAGAGCGTGGGCGACGATCAACTGGTGCTGCAGCTTCCTAATGAGCAGGACCCCAGCCGGGTTGCCAAGGTGCTGGGTAAACCCGCCCTCTTGGAATTTCGGGCCCAGAAGGCAGGCACCGAAGAGGAGATGACGGGGCTGCTGAAGCTCAAGCGCCAGGCTGAGGCGGTGCTCAACCAGAGCCGGGCCCAACAGACCGTCGGTGATCAGCAGCCTGAGTTCAAAACCGAAGAGCTTGCCAAGGCCCTCGATCAGCTTGGGGTGAAGGTGCCGCCCGGCAGCAGCGAAATTCAACAGCTCGAGCAGCTTTTAGACGAGGTTAAGCAGCGTATCGTTCCTCTCTACGAACCGGCGGAACTCACCGGTAAAGACCTCACCAGCGCCGGCCGCCAGCAACAGCAGACCGGCAGCGGCTGGGATGTGACGCTCGCCTTCAACACCGATGGCGGTCGCAAATTTGCCGAGCTCACCCAGGGGATTGCCGGCACGGGTCGCCTGCTGGGGATCGTGCTCGATGGCCGCTCGATCAGCGAGGCGAGTGTGGGACCGGAGTTCAAGCCCGCCGGCATCACCGGCGGTGCCGCCAGCATCACGGGCAACTTCAGCGCTGAAGAGGCCCGTGACTTGGAAGTGCAGCTGCGGGGCGGCTCCCTCCCTTTGCCGGTGAAAGTGATCGAGCAACGCACGATTGGTGCCACCCTCGGCGCTGAAAACGTGCAGCGCAGCCTCTCCGCCGGCCTGTTTGGCCTGGCGTTGGTGGCGGTGTTCATGGTGGTGATGTATCGCCTACCAGGGTTCGTGGCGGTGGTGGCGCTGGCGCTCTATGCCCTGTTCAACCTGGCGCTCTACGCCTTGATCCCTGTGACCCTCACCCTGCCGGGGATCGCTGGATTCATCCTGTCCATCGGCATTGCCGTGGATGCCAACGTGCTGATCTTTGAGCGGGTGAAGGAAGAGCTCCGCCGCGGCAACACGCTGATCCGCTCGATCGATGCCGGGTTCTCACTGGCCTTCTCCTCAATCCTGGATGGCCATGTCACTGGTTTGATCAGCTGCGCGGCTTTGTTCGCTTTGGGTACCGGTCTGGTGAAGGGCTTCGCACTCACCCTCGGCATCGGCCTGGTGCTGAGCTTGTTCACTGCCCTCAGCTGCACCCGCACCTTGCTGCGCTTGCTGATGGGCTATTCCGGTTTGCGCCGCCCCACCTTCTTTCTCCCCTCTGCCCAGCTGCCCGGGAGTGCCTCCTGA